In Tursiops truncatus isolate mTurTru1 chromosome 19, mTurTru1.mat.Y, whole genome shotgun sequence, a genomic segment contains:
- the NUP62 gene encoding nuclear pore glycoprotein p62 has translation MSGFNFGGTGAPTGGFTFGAAKTATTTPATGFSFSTSGTGGFNFGTPSQPAASTPSTSLFSLTTQAPATQTPGFSFGTTTPTAGATGFSLGINSPKLNLSGTAATPATTQPSGFGLGGSTLTNAISSAVTSAQGTAPTGFVFGPTTTSAAPSTTPGGFSFTGGGTSQTGTSGFNIGSMGSSAQPTALTGLPFTPATPVATGAGATQPAASAPTATTASAGPSLFASLANAPASSAATGLSLCAPATTAGTPGVGTLGFSLKAPGAASTTSTATTTTATTATTGFSLNIKPLAPAGIPSNTAASGTTPAGPSAATGVSASPAMTYAQLESLINKWSLELEDQERHFLQQATQVNAWDRTLIENGEKITTLHREVEKVKLDQKRLDQELDFILSQQKELEDLLSPLEESVKEQSGTVYLQHADEEREKTYKLAENIDAQLKRMAQDLKDIIEHLNTSGGPADTSDPLQQICKILNAHMDSLQWIDQNSALLQRKVEEVTKVCEGRRKEQERSFRITFD, from the coding sequence ATGAGCGGGTTTAATTTTGGAGGCACTGGGGCCCCCACAGGCGGGTTCACCTTTGGCGCTGCAAAGACAGCAACAACCACGCCTGCTACGGGGTTTTCTTTCTCCACGTCTGGCACCGGCGGGTTTAATTTTgggactccctcccagccagctgCGAGCACCCCTTCCACCAGCCTGTTCTCACTCACCACCCAGGCTCCGGCGACACAGACCCCAGGATTCAGTTTTGGAACCACAACTCCTACAGCAGGAGCAACCGGATTTTCCTTAGGGATCAACAGCCCAAAGCTAAACTTGAGCGGCACAGCTGCCACCCCAGCCACGACGCAGCCCAGCGGCTTTGGGCTCGGCGGCAGCACCCTCACCAATGCCATCTCAAGCGCCGTCACGTCAGCCCAGGGCACGGCGCCCACCGGCTTTGTGTTTGGTCCTACCACCACGTCTGCTGCTCCGTCCACCACACCTGGGGGCTTCTCGTTCACGGGTGGAGGCACGTCCCAGACCGGGACCTCCGGCTTCAACATTGGCTCCATGGGGAGTTCGGCCCAGCCCACGGCCCTCACCGGGCTGCCCTTCACACCGGCCACGCCAGTGGCCACTGGAGCAGGGGCCACACAGCCGGCTGCTTCCGCACCCACCGCCACTACCGCCAGTGCTGGGCCCTCGCTCTTTGCCTCGCTGGCAAACGCTCCAGCCTCGTCTGCTGCCACCGGGCTCTCCCTTTGTGCCCCAGCCACCACGGCAGGGACGCCTGGAGTGGGGACGTTGGGCTTCAGCCTGAAGGCCCCTGGAGCAGCTTCCACCACCTCCACGGCAACgaccaccaccgccaccactgccaccaccggCTTCTCCTTGAATATAAAACCACTGGCTCCAGCTGGGATCCCCAGCAACACAGCGGCCTCCGGGACCACCCCAGCCGGCCCCAGTGCAGCCACCGGGGTGTCCGCCAGCCCCGCGATGACCTATGCCCAGCTAGAGAGTCTGATCAACAAGTGGAGCCTGGAGCTGGAGGACCAGGAACGGCACTTCTTACAGCAGGCCACGCAGGTCAACGCCTGGGACCGCACGCTGATCGAGAACGGGGAGAAGATCACCACCCTCCACCGCGAGGTCGAGAAGGTGAAGCTGGACCAGAAGAGGCTGGACCAGGAGCTTGACTTCATCCTGTCTCAGCAGAAGGAGCTGGAGGACCTGCTGAGCCCGCTGGAGGAGTCGGTCAAGGAGCAGAGCGGGACGGTGTACCTGCAGCACGCCGACGAGGAGCGAGAGAAGACCTACAAGCTGGCCGAGAACATCGATGCACAGCTGAAGCGCATGGCCCAGGACCTCAAGGACATCATCGAGCATCTGAACACGTCAGGGGGCCCCGCTGACACCAGCGACCCGCTGCAGCAGATCTGCAAGATCCTCAACGCGCACATGGACTCGCTGCAGTGGATCGACCAGAACTCGGCCCTGCTGCAGAGGAAGGTGGAGGAGGTGACCAAGGTGTGCGAGGGCCGCCGCAAGGAGCAGGAGCGCAGCTTCCGCATCACCTTCGACTGA
- the ATF5 gene encoding cyclic AMP-dependent transcription factor ATF-5, giving the protein MSLLATLGLELDRTLLPASGLGWLVDYGKLPLAPAPLGPYEVLGGALEGGLPAGGEPLAGDGFSDWMTERVDFTALLPLEPPLPSGALPPPSPPPPDLEAMASLLKKELEQMEDFLDAPLLPPSSPPPTQPAPAPTLSLPLPLPTFDLPPTPAPDTLDLLAIYCRSEAEQGDSGLAPLCPPQQPPSPPPQPSRPTPYPNPAATRGDRKQKKRDQNKSAALRYRQRKRAEGEALEGECQGLEARNRELRERAESVEREIQYVKDLLIEVYKARSQRTRPS; this is encoded by the exons ATGTCACTCCTGGCGAccctggggctggagctggacaGGACCCTGCTCCCAGCTAGCGGGTTGGGCTGGCTCGTAGACTATGGGAAACtccccctggcccctgcccccctGGGCCCCTATGAGGTCCTTGGGGGAGCCCTAGAGGGCGGGCTTCCAGCGGGGGGAGAGCCCCTGGCAG GCGACGGCTTCTCCGACTGGATGACCGAGAGGGTGGACTTTACAGCCCTCCTCCCTCTGGAGCCCCCCTTGCCCTCAGgtgccctccccccaccttccccacccccacctgacCTGGAAGCTATGGCCTCCCTCCTCAAGAAGGAGCTGGAGCAGATGGAAGACTTCCTTGATGCCCCACTCCTCCCACCATCCTCCCCACCTCCGACACAGCCAGCACCGGCAcccaccctctcccttcccctccccctgcccaccttTGACCTCCCCCCGACCCCGGCCCCGGACACCCTCGACTTGCTGGCCATCTACTGCCGCAGTGAGGCCGAGCAGGGGGACTCGGGGTTGGCGCCCCTGTGCCCCCCACAGcaacccccttctcctccccctcaaccctcccgccccaccccctaccccaatCCTGCCGCCACCCGAGGGGACCGCAAGCAAAAGAAGAGAGACCAGAACAAGTCAGCAGCTCTGAGGTACCGCCAGAGGAAGCGTGCAGAGGGCGAGGCCCTGGAGGGCgagtgccaggggctggaggcccGGAACCGGGAGCTGAGGGAGAGGGCTGAGTCGGTGGAGCGGGAGATCCAGTACGTCAAGGATCTGCTCATCGAAGTGTACAAGGCTCGAAGCCAGAGGACCCGGCCCAGCTAG